From the genome of Streptomyces sp. JH34:
CCGTGCCATCCCCGAGGATCGTCCCGTCCCATGACAGCGGTGCCGGGGAGCTCGTGCCGGACGGACTCCGGCTTTCCCTCCGTCCGCGGCACGGGACCCGACGACGTCGTCCTGCGCGCTTCAGCCCTTCCCTGATTCCCACCTAGGAGGCACAGCCATGGGCTCGTATGCCCTGACCAGACCCGTTACCCGCCGAAAGACCCGCGGCCCGCTGTTGACGCTGGTCGTCGGCGTCCTCGTGACGGCGGCCGCACTGGTCGCACCGCCGACCGCGCACGCCGCCGAGAACACGCTCGGAGCCGCAGCGGCGCAGAGCGGGCGCTACTTCGGCACCGCCATCGCCTCCGGCAAACTGGGCGACTCGACGTACACGACGATCGCGGGCCGTGAGTTCGACTCGGTGACGGCCGAGAACGAGATGAAGATCGACGCCACCGAACCGCAGCGGGGCCAGTTCAACTTCACCGCCGCTGATCGCGTCCACAACTGGGCCGTGCAGAACGGCAAGCAGGTCCGCGGCCACACCCTGGCCTGGCACTCCCAGCAGCCCGGCTGGATGCAGAGCCTCAGTGGCAGCACGCTTCGCCAGGCGATGATCGACCACATCAACGGCGTGATGGGCCACTACAAGGGCAAGATCGCCCAGTGGGACGTCGTGAACGAGGCCTTCGCCGACGGCAGTTCGGGAGCCCGGCGCGACTCCAACCTGCAGCGCACCGGCAACGACTGGATCGAGGTCGCCTTCCGCGCCGCGCGCGCCGCCGACCCCGCGGCCAAGCTCTGCTACAACGACTACAACGTCGAGAACTGGACCTGGGCCAAGACCCAGGCCATGTACTCCATGGTCCGGGACTTCAAGCAGCGGGGCGTGCCGATCGACTGCGTCGGCTTCCAGTCCCACTTCAACAGCGGCAGCCCCTACAACAGCAACTTCCGCACCACGCTGCAGAACTTCGCCGCCCTCGGCGTCGACGTGGCCGTCACCGAACTCGACATCCAGGGCGCCCCGGCCACGACCTTCGCCAATGTGACCAACGACTGTCTGGCCGTCCCGCGCTGCCTCGGCATCACCGTCTGGGGCGTGCGCGACACCGACTCCTGGCGCTCGCAGGACACGCCGCTGCTGTTCAACGGCGACGGCAGCAAGAAGGCCGCCTACACCGCGGTCCTCAACGCGCTCAACGGTGGCTCCACCACGCCTCCTACGGATTCCGGACAGATCAAGGGCGTCGGTTCGGGCCGCTGCCTCGACGCGCCCGCCACCACCGACGGCACCCAAATCCAGCTCTGGGACTGCCACACCGCCACCAACCAGCAGTGGACGTACACCGACTCCGGCGAACTCAGGGTCTACGGAGACAAGTGCCTGGACGCCGCCGGCACCGGCAACGGATCCAAGGTGCAGACCTACAGCTGCTGGGGCGGCGACAACCAGAAATGGCGCCTCAACTCCGACGGATCCATCGTCGGCGTCCAGTCCGGCCTCTGCCTCGACGCCGTCGGAGGCGGCACCGCCAACGGCACCCTGATCCAGCTCTACTCCTGCTCCAACGGCGGCAACCAGCGCTGGACCCACAGCTGACGGAACCTGCGGCCGACGAAGGGGCCGGTCGATGACGGCCGCCTCTCCCCCTCCTCCCGAAAGGCGTGGTTGACGGTCAGGGGTCGCCGCCGCGGTGGCGGCGACCCTCGCAATCGGTGTGCTCGCCACGGTGTGGCCGAGCCCCCGTGGCGACGACGTCGGAACCGACGCCTGGTCGATCGCCACGGCGGAGAGACGGCGGAGGTTCTCGGACACCGCCACCGCCGACTGCGCGACATCGGTCGAGGCGGGTGGGGCGTGATGTGTGGAAGCTGCTCGGGGCCGGGTCCCGGACGCGTATCGACGGGCCCGTTCCGGCCGGACCACGCACGGTTTCACCCGCACTCCGCGTGCCGGGCGCCCCCTTCTCGAGTACGTGCGTCCTCCGTCCGGAGCGCGCCTGCCGGCAAGAAGGTGGGCTACTCCACCTCCTGGCGGGTACCCGCGTTCTCAGGCGCGTCGGTCGCGGCTCGCCGAGGGCAATGGCCCTTCGATGCGGTGGGAGAGGGAATGAGGCTCCGAGAGTTCGCTCAGGCCACGTCTTCCCGGTGCTCCGCCGAGGTGCTGGCCGGACGATACCGCCTGGACGCGCCCCTCGGATCAGGCGGAGCTGCGGATGTACACCGAGGTTTCGATCTGCGGTTGCGTCGACCGGTAGCAGTCAAGATCTTCCGCCCCGACGCCGGGGTCGGCATGGAGGAGGCCTCGCACAGCGAAGCGGTGATCCTGGCCCGGCTGCACCATCCCGGGCTGGTCACCGCCTACGACGCGGGGCGGCACGACGGGCGCGCCTTCCTGGTCATGCAGCTGATCCAAGGTGAGACGCTGAAGAGCCTCATCGCCGACGGGCCGCTGTCGCCCGAAGCGACTGCCGCAATCGGCGCGGACCTCGCTCATGCGTTGGCTCACGCACACGAGACCGGGATCGTCCATCGAGACGTCAAGCCGTCCAACATTCTCCTGGATGCCAGGAACCGGCCCCATCTCGCCGACTTCGGCATCTCCCGGCTGCTGGGCGCCACTGCCCACACCGCGACCGGCACACTCATCGGCACCGCGGCGTATCTCTCTCCCGAGCAGGTCCTCGGCGAAC
Proteins encoded in this window:
- a CDS encoding endo-1,4-beta-xylanase; this translates as MGSYALTRPVTRRKTRGPLLTLVVGVLVTAAALVAPPTAHAAENTLGAAAAQSGRYFGTAIASGKLGDSTYTTIAGREFDSVTAENEMKIDATEPQRGQFNFTAADRVHNWAVQNGKQVRGHTLAWHSQQPGWMQSLSGSTLRQAMIDHINGVMGHYKGKIAQWDVVNEAFADGSSGARRDSNLQRTGNDWIEVAFRAARAADPAAKLCYNDYNVENWTWAKTQAMYSMVRDFKQRGVPIDCVGFQSHFNSGSPYNSNFRTTLQNFAALGVDVAVTELDIQGAPATTFANVTNDCLAVPRCLGITVWGVRDTDSWRSQDTPLLFNGDGSKKAAYTAVLNALNGGSTTPPTDSGQIKGVGSGRCLDAPATTDGTQIQLWDCHTATNQQWTYTDSGELRVYGDKCLDAAGTGNGSKVQTYSCWGGDNQKWRLNSDGSIVGVQSGLCLDAVGGGTANGTLIQLYSCSNGGNQRWTHS